A region of Coraliomargarita sinensis DNA encodes the following proteins:
- a CDS encoding sulfatase family protein, giving the protein MKYITIPSLLAFLCAALCVGEGEKPNIIVIMADDLGYGDVSAYGATEIETPHIDQLAKDGLRFTSGYCSASTCTPTRYSMLTGTYAFRKKGTGIAPPNGPSVIQPGTETLPSLLKQAGYRTAVIGKWHLGLGAPGEGPDWNGELKPGPLEIGFDYCYLLPTTNDRVPQVYVENHRVKDLDPDDPLWVGRKKPSPGHPTGKTHRDSLKMDWSHGHNGTIHNGISRIGFYTGGQAARFRDEDLADEWVKQSRRWITENKDRPFFLFFASHDNHVPRMPHERFQGKSGLGYRGDAILQLDWCVGELMEILREQGIEENTLVVFCSDNGPVLDDGYKDGAREELGLHEPNGPWSGGKYSVLEGGTRTPFITYWKGRIAPGVSREMVCTIDFPASFAALNGVDLPEKAALDSMNVIGALLGEPGAAGRSALVQQDNGNGGNFGYRKGTWKLVRGRAQYTQPVAGANLPKEIYRRGNIEDRLYDLSEDPAELFNLAVKKPEKLVELQQELDAVIQAGRSR; this is encoded by the coding sequence ATGAAATACATTACCATCCCATCGCTCCTGGCATTCCTTTGTGCCGCTTTATGTGTCGGCGAGGGAGAGAAACCCAACATCATTGTCATCATGGCGGACGACCTTGGCTATGGTGACGTCTCGGCCTACGGAGCTACGGAAATCGAGACACCGCATATCGACCAGTTGGCCAAGGACGGCCTTCGTTTTACCAGTGGTTATTGTTCGGCCTCGACCTGCACGCCCACGCGCTACTCCATGTTGACCGGAACCTACGCCTTTCGCAAAAAGGGTACTGGCATTGCGCCACCCAACGGACCTTCCGTGATTCAGCCCGGCACGGAGACTCTGCCCTCACTTTTGAAGCAAGCGGGTTACCGCACGGCCGTGATAGGCAAGTGGCACCTTGGTTTAGGTGCTCCGGGCGAAGGCCCGGATTGGAACGGGGAACTGAAGCCGGGTCCGCTGGAAATCGGCTTTGATTATTGCTATCTGCTTCCGACGACCAACGACCGGGTGCCTCAGGTTTATGTCGAAAACCACCGCGTAAAAGATCTCGATCCTGACGATCCCCTTTGGGTGGGCCGGAAAAAGCCGTCTCCGGGTCATCCGACCGGGAAAACGCATCGCGACAGCCTGAAAATGGATTGGTCCCACGGACACAACGGCACCATCCATAATGGCATCAGCCGTATCGGGTTTTATACCGGTGGGCAGGCCGCGCGTTTTCGCGATGAGGACCTGGCCGACGAATGGGTGAAACAGTCCCGCCGCTGGATCACGGAAAATAAAGACAGGCCCTTTTTCCTGTTCTTCGCCTCGCACGATAATCACGTACCGCGCATGCCGCACGAGCGTTTTCAAGGGAAGAGCGGTCTCGGCTACCGTGGCGACGCCATTCTCCAGCTCGACTGGTGCGTCGGTGAACTGATGGAAATTTTGCGGGAACAGGGGATCGAAGAAAATACTCTGGTCGTGTTTTGTTCGGATAATGGGCCGGTGCTTGACGATGGATACAAGGATGGTGCCCGAGAAGAACTTGGCCTGCACGAACCCAACGGCCCTTGGAGCGGTGGCAAATACAGCGTCCTCGAAGGCGGAACCCGCACGCCATTTATTACCTATTGGAAGGGGCGCATCGCGCCGGGCGTTTCCCGGGAGATGGTCTGCACGATCGATTTTCCCGCCAGTTTCGCGGCATTGAACGGAGTCGATCTGCCGGAAAAGGCTGCGCTGGACAGTATGAATGTGATTGGTGCATTACTGGGGGAGCCGGGTGCGGCAGGCCGCAGCGCCCTCGTGCAACAGGATAATGGCAACGGTGGCAACTTCGGTTATCGCAAGGGCACTTGGAAATTAGTTCGGGGCCGGGCTCAGTATACCCAACCAGTCGCCGGAGCTAACCTGCCCAAAGAGATTTACCGGCGGGGAAATATCGAGGATCGTCTTTATGATTTGTCGGAAGATCCAGCTGAGCTATTTAATCTGGCCGTGAAGAAGCCCGAAAAACTTGTGGAGCTGCAGCAGGAACTCGATGCAGTTATTCAAGCGGGTAGAAGCCGCTGA